The Candidatus Binataceae bacterium DNA segment CCCGCCCGCGCTCAGCCAGTGACCGGCGTTGTTGCCGCGGCACAGGTGAAGCCCGAAGGTGACGCCGGCCGCGTCGGCGAGCGCGTTCACCATCTCGACTCCCTCGCTGAGCATCCGTGCGGTGGAAATTCCATGCGCCTCGAAAACCCGCTCGCGCGTCGAGGGATCGACGAGCGCCGCCAGCTCGGGCGCGTCGATCTGGATGTATTCGCATCCGAGGCTCGCCAGTTCGGCGACCTCGGCGCGCAGAATATCGACCGCGTCGGCGAAAAGCGCGAAGGGCTCGGGATAGGCCGCCGCCGAATGTTCGGGCGACCAGCGCAGCGCCATCATCAGCGGACTCGGCAGCGCCATCTTGAGTGGCAATTGCGCGCGGCCGCGCGCGTAGATGAATTCCTCGGCCGCGAGTGAGCGCCGCCGCCTGAGCTTGCCGGTGACTGTTAGCGGCACCGCGAGATTGACCTCGCCGCCGCCGGCAGTCCCGCCGCCGCGCCATCGCCGCGTGTCGAACGCGACCGCCTCGAAACCCGCGACGTAGTCGGTCAGCGGCGCGACGAAGCCCGACCGACGCATCTCGCCGTCGCTCGCCACGTCGAGGCCGCAGCGCTCCTGCAGCGCGATCGCCTCGTTGACGGCGCGGTCTTCGATGCGCTTGAACTGGGCGGTCGCGATGCGGTCGGCGGCGAAGTCGATGCGCGCCTGCTTGAGCCACGCTGGCCGCAGCATCGAACCGATCACCTCCGCGCGATAGATCGCGGCCATCGCTCAGCGCACCGCATAGCCGCCATCGACGACGACGGTGGCGCCGGTCACGAAATCGGAAGCCCGCGAGGCGAGAAACACCGCCGCGCCCGCGCATTCCTTGGGCATGCCGAAGCGGCCGGCCGGCGTGCGCTTCACGACCTCGTCGTAAAAAGGACGGCCTTTCATCGGCGCGGTCAGCTCGCTCTCGATCCATCCGGGCACCAGCGCGTTGACCTGGATATTGTGCGCCGCCAGCTCGACCGCCATCGATTTCGTCAGTTGGACGAGTCCGCCCTTGGAGGCGGCATACGAGGGCAGGATCGGATTGCCGAAGTGCGAGTACTCGCTCGCGATATTGACAATCTTGCCGCGCCTGCGCGGCGCCATCGAGCGCGCCGCGATCTGCGAGAGCAGAAAGCACGAGTTGAGATTGGTTTCGATCACGCGGTCCCAGGCCGCGGCGTCAACCTTGAGCACGCCGCCCGGGAGCGCGATGCCCGCGTTGTTGACCAGGATATCGATCGGGCCGAGCTTGCGCTCGACTTCCGCCATCGTGGGCGCGAGCGCGGCGCGATCGGTCACGTCAAGCCGAAGCGCGATCGATGCGGCGCCGAGCGCGCGCAATTCACCGAGGACCGCTTCGTTCTTCTCCTGACTGCGCGCCAGCACCGCAACCGCGGCGCCAGCCGCCGCGAGCCCGAGCGCGATCCCGCGGCCGATACCGCCGTTGCCGCCGGTAACCACGGCGACGCGGCCGTCCAGATTGAACATCTCCGGCGCCGGCATAGACGCATTTTCCTCCTTGGCGCGTTCGCGCCAATGCTGCATTTTCCGGTCCTGTTTCGCAACTCGGTGTTGGGCATTCATCGCTGCGCGCTGAGCCCTCGCACGCTGATGCCCGTGAGCAGCAGCCTTCGCTGCTGCCCGCCGATAGCCGCGGTGAGTTTTTAATTCGCAGCTTCACCGTAGGTTGCGCTATATGAAGGACCCCAGGGACAGAGGCATCCGGCATGAAACAGATAAAACTTCGTACGACCGCCGAACGTATGGAAGCGGGCAAAGCGCTGCGGCAAAAATGCTCTCGCCTATCGCAAGGCAAAGTTATTCTCGGACAGGGCAAGCGCAACATCGTCAGCCTGATCGAGGCTTCAAACAAGGGCCGACTGGAGCCCCTGGTCCCGATTCGTCATGGGCGGATGCTCCAGTCCGCA contains these protein-coding regions:
- a CDS encoding glucose 1-dehydrogenase; translated protein: MPAPEMFNLDGRVAVVTGGNGGIGRGIALGLAAAGAAVAVLARSQEKNEAVLGELRALGAASIALRLDVTDRAALAPTMAEVERKLGPIDILVNNAGIALPGGVLKVDAAAWDRVIETNLNSCFLLSQIAARSMAPRRRGKIVNIASEYSHFGNPILPSYAASKGGLVQLTKSMAVELAAHNIQVNALVPGWIESELTAPMKGRPFYDEVVKRTPAGRFGMPKECAGAAVFLASRASDFVTGATVVVDGGYAVR